From one Bacillus sp. FJAT-42376 genomic stretch:
- a CDS encoding cobalamin-dependent protein (Presence of a B(12) (cobalamin)-binding domain implies dependence on cobalamin itself, in one of its several forms, or in some unusual lineages, dependence on a cobalamin-like analog.) has protein sequence MNVQVEELSKLLLNGKVMKAWTYLNSATESKDSMEFYDALKYTMYHIGELWEENVITVADEHVASYVCKNLLSYKYYHTAKKLPAITPLKKKKAMFFCVEGEEHDLGVHMVSNYFQENGWETQCLGANLPLDYALDFALKYKPEVIGLSVNIAYHLPTVNKYILALEELPFGPTIMVGGKLASSHDLEFHCPPNTMIIRNITEIKDLIKYIGTVQHGNAINV, from the coding sequence ATGAATGTTCAAGTGGAGGAGTTAAGCAAGCTTCTGCTGAATGGAAAAGTGATGAAAGCCTGGACCTATTTAAATTCTGCAACAGAAAGTAAAGACAGCATGGAGTTTTACGATGCTTTGAAATATACCATGTACCATATCGGTGAGCTTTGGGAAGAGAATGTGATTACTGTAGCAGATGAACACGTCGCGTCCTATGTGTGCAAGAATCTGCTTTCGTACAAGTATTATCACACGGCAAAAAAACTGCCTGCAATTACCCCTCTTAAAAAGAAAAAAGCGATGTTTTTCTGTGTAGAGGGCGAAGAACACGATTTGGGTGTTCATATGGTCTCGAACTATTTTCAGGAAAACGGCTGGGAAACGCAATGCCTGGGTGCCAATCTGCCCCTTGATTATGCGCTTGACTTTGCTCTTAAGTACAAACCGGAGGTCATTGGGCTGTCTGTTAACATAGCCTATCATCTGCCCACGGTAAATAAATATATTCTGGCACTGGAAGAACTGCCGTTCGGACCTACGATCATGGTAGGAGGAAAGCTGGCTTCGAGTCACGATCTTGAGTTTCATTGTCCTCCCAATACGATGATTATCCGCAATATAACCGAGATTAAGGATTTAATTAAATATATAGGGACTGTTCAACATGGAAATGCAATTAATGTCTAG